A single genomic interval of Natator depressus isolate rNatDep1 chromosome 14, rNatDep2.hap1, whole genome shotgun sequence harbors:
- the LOC141998556 gene encoding histone H1C-like — protein MRDLSSILQTSSSDVALATFPIKKRGRSSLPDLILRAVCVSTARKGASLAAIKKALLAEGYDVQKNNGRLKAALSSLVSKGLLQRVTGSGVSGSFRINKHQKKGGALKTTKKKTAVKRPKNQIVARRSPKKINVPAARKAKGPGRETKLAVKKPKARKNLARPKGRAAPRGKAAVKRH, from the coding sequence ATGCGAGATTTGAGCTCCATTCTCCAGACTTCTTCCTCAGACGTAGCTTTAGCTACTTTTCCAATCAAGAAAAGAGGGAGGTCGTCTCTCCCCGACCTCATTCTGCGGGCTGTTTGCGTCTCTACAGCCCGCAAGGGCGCCTCTCTGGCTGCCATCAAAAAGGCGCTCTTGGCCGAGGGGTACGACGTGCAGAAGAACAACGGTCGCCTAAAGGCGGCGCTCAGCTCTCTGGTTAGCAAAGGGTTGCTGCAGCGGGTGACGGGCAGCGGGGTCTCGGGATCCTTCAGGATCAACAAGCACCAGAAGAAGGGGGGCGCCTTGAAAACAACGAAGAAAAAAACGGCCGTCAAGAGACCCAAAAACCAGATAGTAGCCAGGAGATCTCCGAAAAAAATTAACGTCCCAGCAGCTAGGAAAGCAAAGGGGCCCGGCAGGGAGACCAAGCTAGCTGTTAAAAAACCCAAAGCTCGCAAGAACCTGGCCAGGCCCAAGGGGAGGGCTGCCCCTCGTGGCAAAGCTGCTGTCAAGAGGCATTAA
- the LOC141998563 gene encoding histone H2B 7-like: protein MSTRVPKKGGKKLIAEGAKKGDKKRKKSRRESYSIYVYKVLKQVHPDTGISSKAMSIMNSFVSDLFERIAAEASRLALYNKRSTISSREIQTAVRLLLPGELAKHAVSEGTKAVTKYTSSK, encoded by the coding sequence ATGTCTACGCGTGTGCCgaagaaagggggaaagaagCTGATTGCGGAAGGTGCGAAGAAAGGCGATAAGAAGCGTAAGAAGAGTCGCAGAGAGTCATATTCGATTTATGTCTACAAGGTGTTGAAGCAGGTCCATCCGGACACGGGCATTTCTTCCAAGGCCATGAGTATTATGAATTCTTTCGTGAGCGATCTTTTCGAGCGCATCGCTGCAGAGGCGTCGCGTTTGGCTTTATACAATAAAAGGTCGACTATTAGCTCTAGAGAGATCCAGACGGCGGTCCGCCTGCTCTTGCCTGGGGAGCTGGCGAAGCATGCTGTTTCGGAAGGCACTAAGGCTGTCACCAAATATACCAGCTCTAAGTAA